The genome window CGACGCCGCCGGCAACGTCGGCGCCGGCGACGCCCTATTGACCGTGAAGGATTGAAGACGTGACTTGCGTTTTGGCTGACCGTCTTGAATCGCGGAGGCTCGCCACAACGGCCTTCCCCCCTGGAGGGGGAAGGTGGCCCGAAGGGCCGGATGAGGGGGACGACCGCTGTCGCATGTGGAACAACCATCGGTTACGTGTCCGACGGGGGTCGTCCCCCTCATCTGACCGCTGCGCGGTCTGTCTTCCCCCTCCAGGGGGGAAGACGTCGCTCATCGAGGCCCCAACAAGGCACGTGACCATTGGCGTCGCGCGTCGACCCCGCCGGGGCGTTTCGCTGGCCGACGTCGTCGTCGTCCTCTTCCTGGTCGGGGTCGTGTTCCTGTTCATCATCATGGGGATGACGCGCGCCCGCGAATCCGCCCGGCTGACGATCTGCCAGCGCAACCTGGCCCAGATCGGCCAGGCGCTGACCTATTACGACGGCGCCTTTCGCGGTCTGCCCACAGTGTCCTTACCCGTCGCTGCGAATGAGCCGATGGATAAGGCCCCGCCAGGACCGTTGAAGACGATGCTCGCCGCTCTGGGCGTCGCCGACTTCATCGGCATCAACGTCGAAATGAAGAACCTGCCGGAACTTCATGCGCCGACGCCGGAGGGGAGCGTCCCCGTCGCGGGGTTCTTCTGTCCCAACGACGTCGAGGCCCTGGCCAGGCGTTTCTCGTCGCCGGTCAGCTATCGAGCGTCCGTCGGTTCCGACCTGGGCGGGACGGACGGCGCGTTCGCTGTGGGTCGCGGCGCGACCTTGAAGGAGGTTGAGCGCCGGGACGGCCTGAGCTTCACCGCCGCGTTCGCGGAACGCCTCCTCGGCGACGGAGGCCGCGAACGCTCGCGACAGAACTACGTCGTCGTCGATCATGTCGGTTCTGGCGAGAGTGCCAGCGGGGCGGCTGGCTCCTGGCGAGGCGACGCGGGATCGACCTGGATCCCCGCCGATTTCCGATACACGCTCTATACCCACGCCCAGCGTCCCTGGGCCAACGTTTCTCAGGTCGCGACCGACGGCCGCACCTCGGACATGTCGGCTTCCAGCTCTCACGTCGCCGGGCTGAACCTGCTGATGCTGGACGGCTCGGCTCGCGTCGTCACGCCTTCGATCGCCCCCGAGGTCTGGCGAGCTTACGGCTCGATCGGCCCCGAACCCACTGCACCAGAGAATTGAACCATGCGCCTGCCGATTGTGATGTTCGACTTTGGCAACGTCCTGGGGTTTTTCGACTACGGCCTGATCTACGCGAGATTCGGCGCTCGGCTGGGTCTCTCGGCCTCGGCGTTTCACGAGCTGGTGGAATCGAAGGGGATGAGTGCGCTCCTGGCCGAGTTCGAGGCCGGGGATCTCACGCCCGAGGACTTCGCCGCCAAGGTTCAGCGTGAGGTGGGGCTTGACCTCTCTTATGAGGACTTCGTCTCGGACTGGCAGGACATCTTCGAACTGAACGAGCCCATCGCCCGGCTGGTCGTCGAGTTGAAGGCGAAGGGTTACACGCTCCTGCTGGGGTCGAACACGAACGCGATCCATGCGGCGTTTTACCGTCGGCGGTTCCGCGAGACGCTCGACCACTTCGACCACTTCGTGCTCTCGCACGAGGTCCGCGCCATGAAGCCGTCGCGAGCGTTTTTCGACGCCTGCACGGCGGTCGTCGGGGTTCCGGCGGCCTCGTGCGTCTTCATCGACGACGTCGCGGAGAACATCGAGGGCGCCCGCGCGGCAGGGCTGCAGGGCGTCGTTTACAAGGATCCCGCGGGCCTGAAGCGGGACCTTCAAGCCCTCGGCGTGGAGACGTCGTCCGACAGCCCCTCGAACTGAAATCAACTCTCTTAACAACAACGCGGCGCGGGTGCGGGATCGGCTCGACCCCCTCGCCCCGCGTGTCTTGCAAGCGCCGATCGACCCTTCTCCGCGCCACGACCGATGAAGGTCCGACCCCCCCGCCTCATCCGCCCCTTCCGGATTTTGACATCCCCGTTCGGTGCGGCAGACTCTCGTATGAGTCGCCATTCCAACAGTGGCGCCGGCCCCGATCCGTCTGAATCCACCCCTCCGATTCCACATCCCGCCGAAGAATTTCAGATTGGGGCTTGACGAAGGGAATCCTTACAGCCATCATTGACTGCGTGCATGGAGCCAATCATTATATCGTGCTGTGCCGCATCTGCATTCTCGGTGCCGTTCGGCGCGAGGGCGGGTGGGCCGGCGAGGGATCGAGGGCGCGGCTGAGGTCCCAAGCGGGCCGGGCCGGGCTTTGAAACAAACGGAGTTCGTCCTGCTGCGATGCGGGGCGGCTCCTGCGGAATGAGTCGACGTCGAGTGCGGGAGCGGGCGGCCTCGCGAGGGGCGGACGCGACGCGCTTCGCGGCCGGCGGGGGTGAAGGGCGTCGCGCCTTGCGCCGGGCCCGTGCGTGCGAATGAATCACCTTGATGAGAGGGGAGGACGGGTCAGGGTCGTCGCAACGGAACGCGGCGGAAACCCGAGACCAGTCCTCAACGCAAACCGGGGGAGTCTGTCGATGGGGAGCTTCAACGCGGGTGGAAATGACCAGGGGCCCGATCGGCGTCGCGTCAAGAGGCAGGTGAAGCGGCAGGGCTCCCCCCGGCTCGAATGGCTGGAGGGGCGCGTCCTGCTGGCGACCAACGCCCTCCAGGGCGGCAACCCGGTCTGGACGGCGACGTCGACGAACATCGCCGACGTCTCGCACGGGCCGATGGCGCAGCTGGGCGGCCAGTTGATCGGGCTGTACCTGAAGCAGCAGTCGGGGATCAACAACACGCAGACGCTGCAGGATGCGTATCCCGCCCTGCAGATCAGCAACGGCTCGGTGCTCGTCGGCCTGACGACGTGGGGGAACCTCAACTCGTTCCGCACGACGTTGACCAACCTCGGAATGAAGGTCACCGCGTCGAGCACGACCTACGGCATGGTCAACGGCTGGGTGCCGATCAACCAGCTCTACTCGATCGCCCAGCTCCCCGGGCTGGTCAGCGGCCGACCGATCTACACGCCGCACACCTCGGCCTATCAGGGCGCGGCCCACAACCAGGCGTTGGAAGGACTTCAGGCCGACGTCGCCGCGACCAAGTACAACGTCACGGGCTCCGGCGTGACGGTCGGCGTCCTCAGCGACAGCTTCAACGCGCTGGGCGGATACGCCGCCGACGTGACCTCGGGCGACCTGCCGGCCAACGTCACCATTCTGCAGGACTACAGCGGCGGTGCGGACGAAGGCCGCGCCATGTCGCAGAACATCTATGACATCGCGCCGGGCGCCGGACTCCAGTTCGCGACCGCCTTCATCGACGATCTGAGCTTCGCCAACAACATCAAGGCATTGGCGGCGGCCGGGTCGGACATCATCGTCGACGACATCGGCTACGCCAACGAGCCGTTCTTCCAGGACGGCATCATCTCCCAGGCGGTCAACACCGTCGTCGGCCAGGGGGTCCCGTACTTCTCCGCGGCTGGCAACTCGCAGGACAGCGGCTACCTGTCGACGTTCCGGGGCGTCACCACGACGATCACCGGCGTCAACAACGGGAACGCCGGCCGCTACATGAATTTCAACGGCGGCAGCGGCAACGTCGTCACGCAGCTGCCGATGACCACGACAGTGGCCGGCGCCTCGTTCATCTTCCAGTTCGACCAGCCGTTCGCCACCCAGCAGCCGGTGGGGACGGGCAACACGGTCACCTCGAACGTTCAGGTGTTCATCCTGGACGCCAACGGCACCGTGGTGGCCAGCGGCAACAACGACACGACGGCCACCCAAGAGCCCTACCAGTTCGTCACGATCCCGAACGCCGGCACCTACACGGTGGTCATCCAGGTCGTCAGCGGCGCCGACCCGGGCCACGTGCAAATGGTGGAGTGGGGTTCGGGCGTCACCTTCTCGCAGTCGTTCGGCTCGGCCGGCGGGACGTACTATCCGACCTCGTTCGGCCACTCCACGGCGGTGAACACGATCGGCGTCGGTGCGACCCCCTGGTGGGCGCCTTCGCCCTTCCTGAACCAGCAGCCGCTCGCCAGCGAGCCGTTCAGCTCGTTCGGGCCTTCGATCTACGTTCGCGACAGCAACGGCAAGCTGCTGAGCAAGGCTGTGATTCCGCAGAACCCGTTGGTCACCGCCCCGGACGGCGGCAACACGACGTTCTTCGGTTCCGTCATCCAGACCAACAACCCGCCGTTCCCGGGCCAGCCGGCGACGACGACGAACCTCTCGCAGAACCTGCCGAGCTTCTTCGGCACGTCGTCGGCCGCGCCCAACGCGGCGGCGGTCGCGGCACTGATGATGTCTCGCGTCTCCGGCCTGACGGTCGCCCAGGTCAAGGCCGGTCTGGTCGCCTCGGCCTCCGGGATGAACGGGGCAGGGACCGGCAACTGGAACGCTCAGGCCGGCTACGGTCTGATCAACGCCGTTTCGGCGATCTCGGCGGTCGACGTGCTGACGGTCTCCAGCACCACGCCGGCGAACGTCGTCGCGACCACCGTTCCCAGCTACATCGACGTGACGTTCAGCAAGTCGGTGCAGGCCTCCACGCTGAGCGCGGGTGACCTCAAGTTCGTCGGCCTGCCGGCGGGGGTCACGGTCACGGTGGGGACGCCGATCCCCGTCGATGATCCGAAGAACCCGACCGTCGTCCGGTTCCCCATCACCATCTCCCGCAACCCCGCGGTGGCGGCGACGGCCAACGGAACCTACCAGTACGTCGTCACGGGCAACGTGATTTCCACGGACGGCTCCAAGCTCCAGCAGAGCGGCGTGATTGCGTTCCGGCTGCAGGACACGACGGCCCCGCAGATCGCCTCGACCTCGACGCTCGGCCGTCAGGTCTCGGTCACGTTCACCAAGCCGATGGACGCGACCACGATCACCAAGAACACGATCCTCGTCGCCCGTCAGAACGGGACCGGGACGTGGTCGGTGGTCCCCTCGCAGGATCCCCGCGTCACGCTGACGTACAACGCCTCCACCAAGACGGCGACGCTCGACTTCTCGGCGATGCCGCAGACGTCGCTCCCGTCCGACCGCTACGCGATCATCGTCATCAGCGGGGCCAACGGCGTCCTCGACGTGGTCGGCAACCAGCTCGACGGCAACTTCTCGGGCGCCTTCCCATCCGGCGACGGCGTGGCCGGCGGCAACTTCCTTCAGGACCTGGGGACTCTCCTCGTCCAGGCTCCGGTCATCACCTCGTTCAGCCTCTCCTCGTCGTCGACGAACGACACGGGGATCCCGAGCGATTCCAACACGCGGCAGACGAAGCCGACGTTCATCGGCCAGGTCTACGCCAGCTTCCCGAACACGGTCTCGAATCTCAACTACTACGTTCAGTTCAACTCGCTGACCGGCGGAACCTTCAACCTGACCGTCGGCTCCGGGGGCCGGGGCTTCTCCGGCGGCTACAACGTCACCGGGACCACCGACGCCAACGGCGCCTTCACCTTCACGGCGCCGACCGCGCTGCCCGAAGGCTTCCAGCGGGCTCGCGTCCTGGTCGTCGGCCAGTCCGACACTCCGCCGCTGCCGGGATACGGCGCGACGCTCGATCGCGCCTTCCGTATCGACCTGACCTCGCCCACCATCACGGGCGTCGCTCAGCAAGACCAGTCGGCCTTCCCGGCCGGGACCAACGTGTCCACGCTCCCGGGGCTGTCGCTCTACGTTCAGGACGCCTCGATGCAGGCCGCCAGCTACCTGGCGACGCCGAGCAACGTGGTCTTCCCGGCGCTCGATCCCTCGACGGCCGTCAATCTGAGCAACTTCCAGCTCCAGGTCGTAACCGCCGACGGCACGACCCTGGACGTCTCCAACTACATCACCAACGCCGTCTACGTCCCGCGGACGCCCACCTACGATGCGTCGGGCAACTACATCGCGACCTATCAGGGCCGCATCGACCTGACCTTCGCGCCGGGGCTCCCCGCCGGCACCTATCGGCTCCGGGCCTTCAGCAAGGGGACGACCGACGGCGTCTCTCACACCGGGCTGCTTGACGCGGCCGGCAACGCCCTGCTGAACGGCGGCTCCAGCGCTCCCAACTTCTCGTTCGCCTTCCGGCTCCAGAGCAGCGCCGCGTTCATCACCAACATGGTGATGACCGACTCGGCCAATCAGTTCACCTACAACACGGTCGGCGGGCCCGGCTCCTACTACGATCTGGGGGCCGCGACCAGCACGACCGACGCCCGAGCCCTGGCCCCGCCCAAGGCCTGGATGTTCGACTTCTCCAACGCGCTGCCGCTCTACGATTCGTCCGGCAACAAGATCGACTACTCGACCAAGATCGAGCTGGTCCGCTCGGCCGACTCGGCCTTCTCGGCCCCGGACGGCAACTTCGGCGATCTCGGTCAGGACGGCAAGGGAGACAGCGGCACCGGTTTCACCAAGGTCACCGGCACTCAGGTCGCGCTCTACTGGCAGAACCCCACGACCGGCGTCTGGACCCTGGCCAACGCCAGCCATCCCCAGGGCACTCGCCTGGTGATGGTCGACTCCGCCGGCCTGAGCGTCGCCGACTACTACCGCGTCTACATGCCCAACCAGGTCGACTCGGCCGGCACCGACACGCGGTTCTACGACGTCTACGGCAACCAGGTCGACGGTGAATTCCTGGGGAACCCCACCAGCACCATTAGCACGCAGTTCCGGGGCTACTCGTCGGATCCCAGCCTGATCTACCCGGGCGATCGCAACGTCTACAACTACGAGACCCTGCTCACGTCGGGCTACGCCTCGCCCGCTCCTGTCAGCCGGATGACCGGCGACGGCGTGGCCGGCGGCGCCTTCATGACGGGCTTCGTGGTCGCGGCCACCGATCACATCCTCTACACCCGGCCCGATTACCGCGAGGATCCGTTCGACTCGTCCACCGAGCCCGACGGCAGCCTGGCCCGGCCGTACTCGGCGCTCGCCGCCGAGGGCGACCCGACGAGCTCGCCGCAGAACCCGACCCACGATCCCAACGGCGGCCTCAACGACGGGTCCAACTTCCTCTCGGGATTCAATCCCAACTACGACCGCAACGGCAACAGCCGGTTCGATCGCTCGGCCCTTTATGCGGCCTCGCAGCTCGCCTATTCCGGTCCTGTCGTGATCGTCGCGGTCCCGGGGACCCCGCAGCGGAATCCAACCACCGGCGTCGTGACCCAGGAGCCCTTCGTCCTCCAGGCGCCGTCCGGGTCGAATACGTGGAACGACGCCAGCGCGTCGATCCCCTTCGACACGACCCTGGTTTTCACGCCGGGGACGACGTTGAAGTCGCTGAACGCCTCACTGTTCGTGCAGAACCAGGGGGCGGCTCTCCAGGTTCAGGGGAACTCGGTCAACCGCGTGAACTTCACGTCGTACAACGACGCGTCGGTCGGCGGGGCCACCAACGGCAACCCCAACACGACTCCTCGGGCCGGCGACTGGGGCGGCATCGTCTATCGCAGCTACAACCAGTCGGCCGGGACCAGGTCGACCGACGTCAGCTTCCCGGTCGACGGCGTCCTGCTCGGAGCCCCCGCAACCTCGACCGGCGCGGCTCAGCCGGCGATCGCCGGGGCCGACGAGCTGATGTCGCGGATCAACTTCGCCAACATCCTGTACGGCGGCGGCGCCGTTCCGCGAACCTCCGGCACCACTTACAGCGCCGTGACGCTGTACAACAGCCGGCCGTCGGTGATGAACACGAACATCGCCTTCACCGGCGGTTCGGGAAGCACCCAGGCCGCCATCGGCGCCGACCTGGACTCGTTCCTTGACGACGACGTCGCTCGGGGCCCGCTGATCCGCCGCGCGACGGTCGCGAGCAACAGCCTCAACGGCATCTGGATGATGGCCCAGGGGAACGGCTTCATCGAGGCGACCGACGCGACTCGGCTGTCCGACACCAACTTCAGCGCGACGCCGGCGCACTACGCCCTCTTCCAGCCGCTGCCGTTGATCGTGCTGGCTCAGCTGATCGTCGGTCAGCAGTACGAGGTGAACTCCGGCGGCAGCACGAAGTTCGTCAACAACCGGCTCTACGTCGACTCCGGCTCGATGCTCCGCATGGGCGAGAACACCTCGCTGAGCGTCATCAACTCCCAGGCCAGCCTGAACGTCGGCTCGCGTGACTACATCACCAAGTTCGACGCCGACAACGACTATAGCCCTGAGAGCAGCAATTTCAAGGCGGAGAGCGCCAGCGATCCCCAGGTGCTGTTCACCTCGATCTACGACAACAACGCCACGACCTCCCTCGTCACCACCCCGATCAACGTCACCGGGAACACCACCCCGGTGACGCTTAAGCCTGCGATGTGGGGCGGCGTCGGCATCCAGAGCGGCGCCCAGGCAGTTATCAACGCGGCGACGTTCCAGTACGGCGGTGGTTCGATCAACACGGCCGACGTCACCATGCCGACCCAGTCGGTCCTGGCGTTCATCACCAACCAGACCTTCTTCGACGTCTTCGCCGGTTTCGGCGATCTCGGTACCCGGGTCTACGTTACCAACAATAACTTCTACAACAACTTCGACGCGGCGATGCAGATCGAGCCCGACGGCCTCCTGGCCGGCGATACGCTCCGTCCGCTCCAGTCCGGCCACCCGTTCCTCCGCGGCAACGTCATGAAGGGGAACGGCATCGACGGCCTGGCGGTTCTGGCCGCTCGAGGCTATCTCCAGAACGCCAGCTCGAATTACGCGGTGATCGGGCCGAAGGAAGCGAACCTGCAACCCTTCTCGTCGGGCAACCAGACTGTCGACGCCCTCTGGGATTTGACCGACATCACCTACGTCCTCCGCGGGACGATCGTCCTCGACGGCCGCCAGCGGCCGCAGCCTGACACCACGTTCACCACGCCTCCGGGCCCGAACGTCTCGCTCACGATCCAAGCCGCCCTTCCCGGCACGCTGTTGGCCGACGGCACCACCGTCCCCAGCCCTGGCGCCTCGGTGGTGGTCAAACTGCTCAGCGAGAACAACACCCAGGGGGCCGGGACGATCGACGTGAACGGTTCGACGGGAGCGCCCGCCTCTTTGCAGGCCGGTGCGGGCTTCATCGCCGGCGTCGACGATGCGACCGATCCCAATTCCAGCCCACTCGTCGACCCGGGCGTTTGGAGCCAGATCCGGATCCTCGGCGTCCCCGGCAACCAGAGCACCGGTCAGCAGCGCGTGCCCGTCATTATCACGTCGTTGCGTGACACAACGGTCGGTACGACGGCCCGCGGCGTGGTCAACAACCAGATCCTCAACAGCTATCCCGTCGGCCCGACGACGAAGTTCGCCGGCCAGAGCCTCTCGGTCCCGCAGCCCGGCGACGGCGGCTACATCTACATCGGGGCGAACTCCGAGACGAGCTACGACCTCAACGACCCTCGTCAGGGAAGCCTGATCGACAACGCCGACATCCGCTACATGACGCGGATCGAGATCCAGGGCGGCGGCATCATCGACGGCGTCCCGACCAACCCCGCCCCGAGCGTGGGTCAGTACTGGCAAATGAAGTCGGGCTACTTTTTCAATCAGCTGACAGGCACCTACGATCCCGTCTACCAGTTAAACGCCAGGATGGCCGTGCGGATCTCCGACTCCCACCTCGATTCGTTCCAGGACGCTGGCGTCTACGTTCACCCGATCCCGGCTAACGCGATCGTGAACGGCGTCCGCGGCAGCTTCCGCGGCCAGGGCGTGACGCTGTACATGTACAACAACACGGTCTCCAACACGCCGATCGGCGTGGCGGTCTACTCGGAGACGGGAGACAACACGACCGGCCAGTCGCCGATGATGCTGGTGTTGGTGAACAACACCTTCTACAACAACTCGCTCTTCGGCGTGCATACCGTCGCCCCGGCCTACAACGGCCAAAACTCGAACTCACACGTCTACTCGCTGTTGATGAACAACATCTTCAGTAACATCAGCGGAACGGGCGTGCAGTTCGACGGTATGCAGTGGAACAGCCAACTTCAGTACAACCTGTTCTACAACAACGGCGCGAACGTCGTCTCGAACAGCGCCAGCGGCGGCTTCGCCGGCAACATCGGGGCGAAGTACGGCAATCCCTTGTTCGTCGACGCCGCCAACCGGAACTTCGCGCTCCAGGCCGGGTCCGCGGCGATCGATTCGGGTCGCAGCGAAATCGGCCAGAACGCGGCCGGCAACGCCATCTACCCGACGGTGACGCAGACCACCACCGGCCTGATTTACGGGCCCCGAACCAATCCCGGCTTGCTGACCGGGGCGCAGCAGGCGGGTGCCTCGGGCATCACCGGCGGCAACTCGTTCATCACCGACCCGCGGCAGATCGTCACGCTCCCCGGTTCGGGCCTGTTCAGCTTCAACGACCTGTGGGTGCCGTCGCTGACTCTCCCCGCCGGCGCCGACCCCGGCCCGTCTTACGCGAGCGGCGGGTTCTTCTACGTGCCGGTCTCGAAGGCGTCGTTGGGCCGTCGCGACCTCGCGGGCTACATCCGTAACGACGATCCGGGCGTCACCAACACCGGCACGGGCGCCAACCCGTTCACCGACATCGGCGCCTATGAGTACATCAACCTGAACGCCCCGACGGTCACGGCCGTCACGGCGATCTACGCCGGCGCCGGCGGCGTCTACACGACGAAGAACTTCTACTCGGTCGGCGGCGTCTCCGGCTCGAACCAGACGCCCGCCTACGTCCAGTTCAACTTCAACAGCCCGATCGACCTGACGAGCGTCAACGCCAACTCGGTGAAGCTCCAGGCCCTGGGCGTGACCGGCAACAACGTCGCCGGCTCGTTCATCAGCCTCGCCGGTCTGATCACCGCGGGGAACGCCTCCAACGGCTACTACATCCGCGTCTCGCTGGGGGCGGCTGGCATCTCGCTGAAGAGCGACGCCTACCGGTTCGTCCTCTTCGGCGACGGGTCGAGCATCGTCACCAACACCGAGGGCGTCGCCCTCGACGGTGAGAACCTCACCAACAACAACAACCCCGCGACGGGCGTGCAGAAGGCCCTCCCCTCGGGCAACGGCCAGCCGGGCGGGAACTTCTACACCAACTTCATCATCAACACGGTCGCCTCGTCGATCGTGTCGGGGAGCTTCGGCCTCTCGTCGGCGACGGACAGCAACGTGGTCGGCGACTCGGTCACGAACTTCACCAAGCCGTCGTTCGTCGGCCAGATCGCCAACGCGAACACGGCTCTGGTGCCCCTCAACGGCCAGACGGTCATCCTGGACGTCGGCGTCGTCGCTCTCGACGGCAACGGCAACACGACGACCTACTGGGATCCGACCTCGGCTCCGTCGAACCTCGCCGGGTTCATCCGGCAGAACGCCGGCTCCGCGCTGACCAACGCCACCGGGGCCTTCACGGTCACGGTCGGGACGAACGGGGCGTCGATCCCCTACTTCCCGTCGACCGCGGGCCTGCTCTCCTCGCCGTACAACGTCGGTTCGAGCGGCAATCTGATCCCGATCCCGGGGACCGTCGGCGGCTACTACGTCGCCCGCGTCCGGGTGGTGGATCAGAGCGGCAACGTCTCGAACAACACGCTCCCCGCCGCGAAGACCAACTTCGTGGTGGACGACGCGACCCCGAGCAACGGCGGGACGCCGCTGAACGTCGCGATCACCAACCCGACCAACGGTGCGGTGGTCTCCAGCCCCTCGTCGAGCTACACGTTCGAGTTCTACACGAGCAAGAACCTCGACCTGACCCACCTGACGACCTCGCAGATCCAGCTCGTTCGGGCTGGGGCCAACGGGTCGTTCACCGGCGGGACGACCATCACCATCGATCCGACGAGCATCTCGGTCACCTATCTCGACTCCGCGGCCGCGGGCGGCGGCGGTGGCAAGGGGAGCGAGAAGATCACGTTCCGGGCTTCCACGAGCCTGAGCAACGGCCTCTACCAGCTGACGCTTCTGGGAACCGGCTCCAACGGGATCCGCGACATCGCCGGAAACCTGCCGGCGAACGGAGACGTCGTCTCGACCTTCGCGGTCTACAGCCCGTCGACCGCCCACCTGGTCTACGTCGGAGCCGCTTACGCGACCGACACGACGGCCACTCTGGGATCGCGGGCCAATCCCTACGACACCATCTCCGCAGCGGTGACCGCCGCGGCCTTCGGCGACCGCGTCGCCGTTCTGCCGGGCGTCTACGCTGAGACGGTGACGATGCGGAACCAGATCAGCGTCGTCTCCGCCGGCGTCGCCAGCACGGATTCGTCTCTGATCGCGGGCAACCCGCTCACGACCATCATCCGGCCGGCCGCCGCCGCCAACTCGACCAGCGTGATCGCCTCCGGGCTCACGGCCTTCGTCGACCCGACCACGGGCGTCGCTCTCCAGACGGAGCTCGGCGGGTTCTCGATCGCTTCCTCGCTGCT of Paludisphaera rhizosphaerae contains these proteins:
- a CDS encoding DUF1559 family PulG-like putative transporter — its product is MTIGVARRPRRGVSLADVVVVLFLVGVVFLFIIMGMTRARESARLTICQRNLAQIGQALTYYDGAFRGLPTVSLPVAANEPMDKAPPGPLKTMLAALGVADFIGINVEMKNLPELHAPTPEGSVPVAGFFCPNDVEALARRFSSPVSYRASVGSDLGGTDGAFAVGRGATLKEVERRDGLSFTAAFAERLLGDGGRERSRQNYVVVDHVGSGESASGAAGSWRGDAGSTWIPADFRYTLYTHAQRPWANVSQVATDGRTSDMSASSSHVAGLNLLMLDGSARVVTPSIAPEVWRAYGSIGPEPTAPEN
- a CDS encoding HAD family hydrolase, whose product is MRLPIVMFDFGNVLGFFDYGLIYARFGARLGLSASAFHELVESKGMSALLAEFEAGDLTPEDFAAKVQREVGLDLSYEDFVSDWQDIFELNEPIARLVVELKAKGYTLLLGSNTNAIHAAFYRRRFRETLDHFDHFVLSHEVRAMKPSRAFFDACTAVVGVPAASCVFIDDVAENIEGARAAGLQGVVYKDPAGLKRDLQALGVETSSDSPSN